One genomic region from Solidesulfovibrio sp. encodes:
- the mltG gene encoding endolytic transglycosylase MltG: protein MLRSILLGLVVCCLGLVGFVGYRAYEFLSLPPASPGETKTVLIEPGQSFEATAKMLAAEGVVRDADGLRLLARLTDKAGKVKAGEFEVSTGWTPTQLLDFLTTSKGVQHKLAAPEGLPMRQIARLAEEAGLCSAAAFLKAASDPKLLAKYDIPAATAEGFLFPNTYLFTRKRGDDGTYVVEAMLKEFRRQAEAVWPGDKPAGKNLLAAVTLASIVEKETGVDAERPRVAGVFVNRLAKGMLLQTDPTIIYGLGEKFNGNLTRANLEDTANPYNTYVRPGLPPGPICSPGLKSLQAVAAPEAHDLYYFVATGEGEHKFSKTLDEHVNAVNKYQRGRGKK from the coding sequence ATGCTGCGATCCATCCTCCTCGGCCTCGTCGTCTGCTGCCTCGGACTGGTCGGCTTCGTCGGCTACCGGGCCTACGAATTCCTGAGCCTGCCGCCGGCCAGCCCCGGCGAAACGAAAACCGTCCTTATCGAACCCGGGCAATCCTTCGAGGCCACGGCCAAAATGCTCGCCGCCGAGGGCGTGGTGCGCGACGCCGACGGCCTGCGGCTGCTGGCCCGGCTCACGGACAAGGCCGGCAAGGTCAAGGCCGGCGAGTTCGAGGTCAGCACCGGCTGGACCCCGACCCAGCTCCTCGACTTCCTGACCACCTCCAAGGGCGTGCAGCACAAGCTCGCCGCGCCCGAGGGCCTGCCCATGCGGCAGATCGCCAGGCTCGCCGAGGAGGCCGGCCTGTGTTCGGCCGCCGCGTTTCTCAAAGCCGCCAGCGATCCCAAGCTGCTGGCCAAGTACGACATCCCGGCCGCCACCGCCGAGGGATTCCTGTTCCCCAACACCTACCTCTTCACCCGCAAGCGCGGCGACGACGGCACCTACGTCGTCGAGGCCATGCTCAAGGAATTCCGGCGTCAGGCCGAGGCCGTCTGGCCCGGAGACAAGCCGGCCGGCAAGAACCTGCTCGCCGCCGTGACCCTGGCTTCCATCGTGGAAAAGGAAACCGGCGTCGACGCCGAGCGGCCCAGGGTGGCCGGCGTGTTCGTCAACCGCCTGGCCAAGGGCATGCTCCTGCAGACCGACCCGACCATCATTTACGGCCTGGGCGAGAAATTCAACGGCAACCTGACCCGGGCCAACCTCGAGGACACGGCCAACCCGTACAACACCTACGTGCGGCCGGGCCTGCCGCCGGGGCCCATCTGCTCGCCGGGGCTCAAGTCCCTGCAGGCCGTGGCCGCGCCGGAAGCCCACGACCTCTATTATTTCGTGGCCACGGGCGAGGGCGAGCACAAGTTCAGCAAGACCCTCGACGAGCACGTCAACGCCGTCAACAAGTACCAGCGGGGGCGCGGCAAGAAATGA
- a CDS encoding FAD-binding and (Fe-S)-binding domain-containing protein, whose protein sequence is MSERTPHISLPLERLVPRILDIGAEELETWPEDAKNLAVAVAAELFLVRANPFIKADDVKASVEKRLAEANPKAWGDYPRTIRRAYKAFWDVYEADKRFRDNLVERLRQFLPAEDVVTAAHSLVECSTDATDLRMEIPLCMLLPESAEHIRQILRLANELEFAIIPRGGGSGLTGGAVPAHRRSVILSLSKFKQIIAIDTQALTLCAQTGVITQTAIKAAAAKGLLFTVDPASKAASSLGGNIAENAGGPFAFEYGTTLDNIISYKMVEATGEIIEVRRVDHPRHKIRPEETAVFEVVDGEGNVRDVVKLAGDEIRGKNLGKDVSNKFLGGLPGVQKEGVDGIITEACFALYPIPRYSRTLCLEFFGRSMKNAMCVIRDVVGLRNRIREEGDAVKISALEEFNSKYVRAINYAKKSTLYEGDPISVLLLQLDSDDEDALMRAAADIVDIVDPYDNVDVFEAKDAKTAELYWEDRHKLSAISRRTSGFKINEDVVIPLSVVPEFAEFLEDLNLHCIAHAYRTALQNASRLPGIPPSDEFIAMELEFCDRVLRGRITARDLSDSEVEVQTYYFFTDLASRYPRLKGRLDAIHADLTATRIEVASHMHAGDGNCHVNIPVNSNDPEMMRQAWEAAEKVFEKVTQLGGAVSGEHGIGITKIAFLEESKIEALTAYKKRVDPKGIINPGKLTTRALTVEPYTFSFNRLIRDIKKTALPDKDTLISILSGIQFCNRCGKCKQVCPMFAPQYGMLYHPRNKNIALGALIEAIYYSQITHGEPDPELLDKLRGIIDHCTACGKCTGVCSVKIQSGQVALGLRNFLDQQGCGGHPIKHKLLSYLAEDVANRAPKAAKLAAYGQQFHNKAMPLLPGFWRNRIENPGLRGPNPSLGLRNLSERLDLDKGSIFIPQEGREAPETVLYFPGCGASLFSSAIGMAAVHLLLRAEVAVLTPHRHLCCGYPLLAAGMGEAYQRNRERNRAALAALLDEAENLGLCPTHCLTSCGTCREALEEHELKTLRPGLAHMDVTQFLLGRLEFPPAEDTSPMLYHAACHSEWADVPKTKAADMYMAALAKVSGRPVNLSPDCCGESGMGAMTTPAIYNRLRERKRVTLAENLAEAAETMPILVGCPSCKMGISRILAEMRDKHTVLHTLEYLAEALDGPKWKKLLKKNVKDARVRG, encoded by the coding sequence ATGTCCGAGCGAACGCCCCATATATCCCTGCCGCTTGAGCGCCTTGTGCCCCGCATCCTCGACATCGGCGCCGAGGAACTCGAAACCTGGCCCGAGGACGCGAAAAACCTGGCCGTGGCCGTGGCCGCCGAACTCTTTCTCGTGCGCGCCAATCCCTTCATCAAGGCCGACGACGTCAAGGCCTCGGTGGAAAAACGCCTGGCCGAGGCCAACCCCAAGGCCTGGGGCGACTATCCCCGCACCATCCGCCGGGCCTACAAGGCCTTCTGGGACGTCTACGAGGCCGACAAGCGCTTCCGCGACAACCTGGTCGAACGGTTGCGCCAGTTCCTGCCGGCCGAGGATGTGGTCACGGCCGCCCATTCCCTGGTCGAGTGTTCCACCGACGCCACGGACCTGCGCATGGAGATTCCCCTGTGCATGCTCCTGCCCGAATCCGCCGAGCACATCCGCCAGATTCTGCGCCTGGCCAACGAACTGGAATTCGCCATCATCCCGCGCGGCGGCGGCTCGGGGCTCACCGGCGGCGCCGTGCCGGCCCATCGCCGCTCGGTGATCTTGAGCCTCTCCAAATTCAAGCAGATCATCGCCATCGACACGCAGGCGCTCACACTGTGCGCCCAGACCGGCGTCATCACCCAGACGGCCATCAAGGCCGCCGCGGCCAAGGGCCTGCTTTTCACCGTGGACCCGGCCTCCAAGGCGGCCTCGTCGCTGGGCGGCAACATCGCCGAGAACGCCGGCGGCCCCTTCGCCTTCGAATACGGCACCACACTCGACAACATCATCAGCTACAAGATGGTCGAGGCCACGGGCGAGATCATCGAGGTGCGCCGGGTGGACCATCCCCGCCACAAGATCCGGCCCGAGGAAACGGCTGTGTTCGAGGTGGTGGACGGCGAGGGCAACGTCCGCGACGTGGTGAAGCTCGCCGGCGACGAGATCCGCGGCAAGAACCTCGGCAAGGACGTGTCCAACAAGTTCCTCGGGGGCCTGCCGGGCGTGCAGAAGGAAGGCGTGGACGGCATCATCACCGAGGCCTGCTTCGCCCTCTATCCCATCCCCCGGTATTCGCGCACCCTGTGCCTGGAGTTTTTCGGCCGGTCCATGAAAAACGCCATGTGCGTCATCCGCGACGTGGTGGGGTTGCGCAACCGCATCCGCGAGGAGGGCGACGCGGTCAAGATTTCCGCCCTGGAGGAATTCAACTCCAAGTACGTGCGGGCCATCAACTACGCCAAGAAGTCCACGCTCTACGAGGGCGACCCCATTTCCGTGCTGCTGTTGCAGCTCGACTCCGACGACGAGGACGCGCTCATGCGCGCCGCCGCCGACATCGTGGACATCGTCGACCCCTACGACAACGTGGACGTCTTCGAGGCCAAGGACGCCAAGACGGCGGAACTCTACTGGGAGGACCGGCACAAGCTTTCGGCCATCTCCAGGCGCACCTCGGGATTCAAGATCAACGAGGACGTGGTCATCCCGCTGTCCGTGGTGCCGGAATTCGCCGAATTCCTGGAGGATTTGAACCTCCATTGCATCGCCCACGCCTACCGCACCGCCCTACAGAACGCCAGCCGGCTGCCCGGCATTCCGCCCTCGGACGAATTCATCGCCATGGAGCTGGAATTCTGCGACCGGGTGCTGCGCGGCAGAATCACGGCCCGGGACCTGTCCGATTCGGAAGTCGAGGTCCAGACCTACTATTTCTTCACCGATCTGGCCTCGCGCTATCCCCGGCTCAAGGGCCGTCTGGACGCCATCCACGCCGACCTGACCGCCACCCGCATCGAGGTGGCCAGCCACATGCACGCGGGCGATGGCAACTGCCACGTGAACATCCCGGTCAATTCCAACGATCCCGAGATGATGCGGCAAGCCTGGGAGGCGGCGGAAAAGGTCTTCGAAAAGGTCACCCAGCTCGGCGGCGCGGTCTCGGGCGAGCACGGCATCGGCATCACCAAGATCGCCTTTCTGGAGGAGTCCAAGATCGAGGCGCTTACGGCCTACAAGAAGCGGGTGGACCCCAAGGGCATCATCAATCCGGGCAAGCTGACCACGCGCGCCCTGACGGTCGAACCCTACACCTTTTCCTTCAACCGCCTGATCCGGGACATCAAGAAGACAGCGCTGCCCGACAAGGACACGCTGATTTCCATTCTAAGCGGCATCCAGTTCTGCAACCGCTGCGGCAAGTGCAAGCAGGTCTGCCCGATGTTCGCGCCGCAGTACGGGATGCTCTACCATCCGCGCAACAAGAACATCGCGCTTGGCGCGCTGATCGAGGCCATCTACTATTCGCAGATCACCCACGGCGAGCCCGATCCGGAGCTGCTGGACAAGCTTCGCGGCATCATCGACCACTGCACCGCCTGCGGCAAGTGCACGGGTGTGTGCTCGGTGAAGATCCAGTCCGGCCAGGTGGCCCTGGGCCTGCGCAACTTCCTGGACCAGCAGGGGTGCGGCGGCCATCCCATCAAGCACAAGCTCCTGTCCTACCTGGCCGAGGACGTGGCCAACCGCGCGCCCAAGGCGGCCAAGCTGGCGGCCTACGGCCAGCAGTTCCACAACAAGGCCATGCCGCTTCTGCCGGGTTTTTGGCGAAACCGCATCGAGAACCCCGGCCTTCGCGGCCCCAACCCGTCGCTTGGGCTGCGCAACCTCTCCGAGCGTCTGGACCTGGACAAGGGCTCCATCTTCATTCCCCAGGAAGGCCGCGAGGCCCCGGAAACGGTGCTGTATTTCCCGGGCTGCGGGGCGTCGCTTTTCTCCAGCGCCATCGGCATGGCGGCGGTGCATCTGCTGCTGCGGGCCGAGGTGGCGGTGCTGACGCCGCACCGGCATCTGTGCTGCGGCTATCCGCTGCTGGCCGCCGGCATGGGCGAGGCCTACCAGCGCAACCGCGAGCGCAACCGGGCGGCGCTGGCCGCGCTGCTCGACGAAGCCGAGAACCTGGGGCTTTGCCCGACCCACTGCCTGACCAGCTGCGGCACCTGCCGCGAGGCCTTGGAGGAACACGAGCTCAAGACCCTGCGGCCGGGGCTTGCCCACATGGACGTCACGCAGTTTCTGCTGGGCCGCCTGGAGTTCCCCCCGGCCGAGGACACCTCGCCGATGCTGTATCACGCCGCCTGCCACAGCGAATGGGCGGACGTGCCCAAGACCAAGGCGGCGGACATGTACATGGCCGCCCTGGCCAAGGTGAGCGGCCGGCCGGTGAACCTTTCGCCCGACTGTTGCGGCGAGTCCGGCATGGGGGCCATGACCACGCCGGCCATCTACAACCGGCTGCGCGAGCGCAAGCGGGTGACGCTGGCCGAGAATCTGGCCGAGGCGGCCGAGACCATGCCGATCCTGGTCGGCTGTCCGTCGTGCAAGATGGGCATCAGCCGGATTCTGGCCGAGATGCGCGACAAGCACACGGTGCTGCATACGCTGGAGTATCTGGCCGAGGCGCTGGACGGGCCGAAGTGGAAGAAGCTGCTCAAAAAAAACGTGAAGGATGCCCGGGTGCGCGGCTAG
- the ruvX gene encoding Holliday junction resolvase RuvX, translating into MPRLLAIDYGQARVGLAVTDPGGTVVFALRTITWETRDALFRELLGVMAQQAPARIVVGYPARAGGDEGLTGRQVRNFIARLRRRTDIPVVCADEAHSTEEAAERLRAAGLSGRELAARLDAEAAAVILARYLRGGELCCDPSSSASSSAASDWSASSATGPTNS; encoded by the coding sequence ATGCCGCGTCTGCTCGCCATCGACTACGGACAGGCCCGGGTGGGGCTGGCCGTCACCGACCCCGGCGGGACGGTGGTCTTCGCCTTGCGCACCATCACCTGGGAGACGCGCGACGCCTTGTTTCGCGAACTGCTTGGGGTTATGGCACAGCAGGCCCCGGCGCGCATCGTGGTCGGCTATCCCGCCCGCGCCGGCGGCGACGAAGGGCTTACCGGCCGCCAGGTGCGCAACTTCATCGCCCGCCTGCGGCGCCGCACCGACATCCCGGTGGTCTGCGCCGACGAGGCCCACTCCACCGAAGAGGCGGCCGAACGGCTGCGCGCGGCCGGCCTTTCCGGCCGCGAACTGGCCGCGCGCCTCGACGCCGAGGCCGCGGCCGTGATCCTTGCGCGTTACCTGCGCGGCGGAGAACTATGCTGCGATCCATCCTCCTCGGCCTCGTCGTCTGCTGCCTCGGACTGGTCGGCTTCGTCGGCTACCGGGCCTACGAATTCCTGA